From the Lathyrus oleraceus cultivar Zhongwan6 chromosome 3, CAAS_Psat_ZW6_1.0, whole genome shotgun sequence genome, the window ATTTACATTCTGCTTTTATTCCTTTTCTTATGCTTATTAATTGTCACACACATTGTTCAAACATTATGTTTGACATCTTATCATCAAAAACATACATAGAACCGAATTTTAATGGTGGTTCATTCATTTAGTTATATTATTTCAAACTTCCCTCCAAATATTTCAATATACAAATGTTCCTTCAAATCATAAAGATATTGATCACAACATCATTTCGGATAATATATAAATGTATATAGTAAAAGCTTTTATCTCAACATCATTGAAGATTATCTATTGATATCATTTGCAAAACTATTTACATTTCATGTAAATATGCAAGCATATGACACTAACTTGAATGAAGAAACCTCTAAACATATTGCTTAGTAATTAAATTACTACTAGCTGATATCCTTTCCTCTTTATCAGTATGATAGATAGTTTTGCAACAAAGAGAAGTTAAACAGTGTACTAAGTTCTAACTGTACTACTAATCACAACTAGTACTTTGTTTACTTCCAAAAGTATCTGTCATAGTCATTATAAATAGGCCACACTTATAATATTAAAGCCTTATAATAAAACCCAAAATAGGAACTTGTCACTATAAATACGCCACACACATTCTTGAGTTTATGCAATTAAACCTCACTGCCTAATCAAGATGGTAATCCTTATACTCTTTCTACTAATCACTTCTCTTGGTTCAGTAATCAATGCATCTCCCTTAACTGCTTGTCCATACTGTGGTGGCTTTGAAGTTCCATATCCACTCAGCACTAATGATAACTGTGGTGACAAAAGGTACAAAATTTACTGCAATAATCACACCTTAAAATTCTTGTCACCAACAGGAACATTCTATAATATCCTTAAAATTGACCAAAATGCTAACAAGCTTATAATCAAACCACCTACCATACATAAAAACACTTGTTATTCTTCTGATCTCTTTAATGGAGGCTTAGTCCTTGATGAAAACTTACCCTTCAATATTTCTACACTCAACACTGTCATGCTCCTAAACTGCTCTAGTAATATCCTTCAATCTCCTCTTAACTGTTCATCAAACAGCATCTGTAGACAGTTTGAGGAAAAAGTAGAAGAAGGAAAAGCGTGTATGAACACCCTTTGTTGTCATTACTTGAAAGATTCAGCCATGAATTCTCATAAGATCAGGCTCAGAGTTGGAAGCTGTACTGCTTATACTTGTTTGGTGAATTTCAAACCTGGTGACCCTTTTGAAACATGGAGTTATGGGATTGAGTTGCAATGGGTGTCTCCTTATTAACCAAGATGCATGCATGTTAATGGTTTCAATGTTAGACTTTGAAACCAAACAACTATGTTATATCATCTTGTGTTAGTTCTATGTTTTTTAGTTTGGTTATTTGAATAAAATGTGTCATACTTTTGCTATGTATAACATGAAGTGATGATATATAAGAACATGTTTCTTATTATTATCCTTCATAAATCATAAACTGCAGGTTCAATAAAGAGAACA encodes:
- the LOC127132432 gene encoding wall-associated receptor kinase-like 20: MVILILFLLITSLGSVINASPLTACPYCGGFEVPYPLSTNDNCGDKRYKIYCNNHTLKFLSPTGTFYNILKIDQNANKLIIKPPTIHKNTCYSSDLFNGGLVLDENLPFNISTLNTVMLLNCSSNILQSPLNCSSNSICRQFEEKVEEGKACMNTLCCHYLKDSAMNSHKIRLRVGSCTAYTCLVNFKPGDPFETWSYGIELQWVSPY